GCGACGTCCAGGCCATGCCGGAAGGCACCGTCTTCTTTCCGCATGAACCGATCCTGCGCGTGATCGCGCCGCTGCCGCTCGCCCAGCTCGTCGAGACGCGCGTGATGAACCTTCTCAACTTTCAATGCTTGATCGCCTCAAAGGCGGCACGATCCGTCCTGGCGGCTGAAGGGAAACCGCTGATCGACTTCGGGCTGCGGCGCGCGCACGGAGCCGAGGCTGGGCTGTTTGCGGCCCGTGCCAGCTATCTTGCAGGGTTTGCCGGCAGCGCCACCGTGTTGGCCGGGCGGCAGTATGGCATTCCGCTCTATGGCACGATGGCCCACTCCTTCGTCCAAGCCCACAAGGACGAAGTCACGGCCTTCGAGCATTTCGCGCTGGCGCAGCCGGACAATGTGGTGTTGTTGATCGACACCTACGACACGGAAGCGGCGGCCCACAAGGTCGTCAAGCTGGCCCAGACGCTGAAAACCAAAGGCATCATTGTGAAAGGCGTACGGCTCGACAGCGGAGACCTGGCGCAGCATGCATGGAATGTCCGGAAAATTCTCGATGAAGGCGGCATGCGCGAGGCCAAGATCCTTGCGAGCGGCAATCTGGACGAATATCGGCTGCGTGACCTGGCGGCGAGCGGCGCCCCGATCGACAGCTTTGCCGTGGGGACCGCCATGACGACGTCATCCGACGCCCCGTCACTCGACTGCGCCTATAAGCTGCAAGAGTATGCGGGACGACCCTGCCGAAAGCGATCCGAAGGGAAGGCGACCTGGCCGGGCCGCAAACAGGTGTATCGGCATGGTGATGGGCCGGAGGGCCGGCTGGCCTACGATATCGTGACGACGCTGGAGGACCGGCAGGAGGGCCGCCCGCTGTTGCAGGAGGTGATGAAGCAGGGCCGGCGCGTCGGTTCGCCTGAGTCGCTCTCCGAGATCCGCGCGCGCGCCCAACGGGAGCTGGCCTCCCTCCCCGCTCCGCTCCAGAGCCTCGATGAAGCCCCGCCCTTCGATGTCCGCATCTCCCCAACGCTGCAGGACTTGGCAAAAACCGTGGATGAGCGCGGGTAGGCCTTGTCGTTCAAGGAAGGTCAACCTGTTTCAGATGCCCACTCGTCCCGATTGCGCCGCCCCGCCGCGCGAGCAGAACTGTGTTCAAGGAGACTACGCGGCTGGACCGATGCCTTCAAGTACCACGTGGCGGAGTGTCTCCTGGTCGCCGAACCGCTTCACCGCGTCCAAAATCTCAATCCCCGCCAACCTTCCATCACTGTCATAATCGGCAGCAATGCCTTCGGCCAAGTGTTTTGTGGTGACGGTCGCGTCTCGGAAGAGGATGCTGAGGGCATCAACTTCTGCGTCGTAACTGATTCTCATGAAACGATCTCCCTTCAAAAATAGTACGTGTAGACGGTCACAACCAAGATCTCAGATGGTTCGTCAACGAACACCGGCCTGACCTGTTTGGTGGCGTAGGTTTTCCCATTCCATTCTCGGCCAAAAGGAAAGTCTTTCCGGCACTGAAGTCGCCCCAATTCTGCCTGTTCCCATGAACTGTTTCGGATCGTGTCGATGACCTCCTCGACGGTGAATCCTCGACGATGAGTATATCCCATTGCATGCGCAGAGAGGCGAATCGGCTTCATACTTGGACCGGACCTTACTCGATCACCATCCCTTTGTCCAACAAGCTATAGATTTCATGGCTCTTCGGGAAATCGTGTGGGTGACTCAAGTTGAGTGCCGGCATGGGGTCTGTGCTGCCGCGCTTCTCGGAGCGACCCTTCCGGGGCCTTGCCGAACGGAAGACCTTCCGAAATTCCAGCGGCCACGGCCTGCGACCATGGTGCCTTGATCAGTTTCGGCTTTCTTGCTCGACAAGCCCTCGGTGGGTCCCCGCTCCTGCAGCGAAGGCCGCGTCACCCCCATGCCGACCCTGAAGCATCCGAACGCCTGCAGAGCAGATCAGGGGCTTTATCGGAAATTGCGCGGGTCATCGGACGAGGTGCCATCATGCCGGCCCCGGCTGGAAGGGTGGACACGGAGGGTTCGCGTCATGGCGGAAACGGGGCGAACGCAGGCTGATCCTGGTGCCACCGCGACGGCTTGACGTTCTGGCGTCGCCTCACAGTTGCGGTGGCCGACGGAACGATCAGGAACGGCCTTCTGACGCCAGCGCATCATGACGCAACCCCGAGTGTCTGCACCTCGAAGCTATGGTCCGTTGGCCAGTTAATTGCCCGTTTTAATGACAGAAGGCAGTATCACTGTCCCTTGATCGACGTGTGATCTATTTGCTTCGCATCCGCTCAATTTTTACTCTCAGTTCTCTCACGATCGCCTCGAACGCGGCATCATGGTTAGGCCAACGCCCGCTCGCCACAGGCCGGTTATCCCGCGGTAAGGCTTGCGTTTTGTAATCGCCCTGATTAAACACACTGACCCAATCGCAAGGGCGCAAGATGATCGGAATTGGCACCGACTTCCCAACGGTACGCTGCCCAATCGCCCGCAAGAGCTCCTCTCGACAATACCGGGACTGAAGGAAGGACGCGCTGACGAGCAATAAGATGAGATCCGCTTCCCCGATCTCCTTATTGATCTCTCCTTCCCAATTAGCACCTGCTTCAATCTCCCGGTCGTGCCAGATCCTGATCAAACCCTCATCCACCAGAGGTGCCAGATGCTCGCCTAACTTAGCACGCATTTTTTCATCTCTGTGGCTGTACGAGATGAAGAGCTTGAGGGGACCCCTACCAACTTGAGCCGGCCCACCATGGCCCTCGCTAGGCACGTTCTTTGCCACAGGCACTGGTCTAGTTGAAGGCGGTGCCGAACCTGGCATTGCCAATTCAACGGGCCTTAGAACTGGATCAAGTGGCTCCATTTCAGCCCGCCAAGCGGTCAGATGGTTCTTAGATTGTTCACCCCCGGTTGCAAGTCCATCCAGTACAGCCAACTGAAGAAAGCGATGCACAAAGAAAAGGTCCACACGTTTGAAATAATCCTCCG
The DNA window shown above is from Nitrospira tepida and carries:
- a CDS encoding nicotinate phosphoribosyltransferase; this translates as MTPSAGVLLTDLYQLTMVQAYVEQGMVEQAVFEFFVRRLPPRRNFLMAAGLEQVLEFLEHLRLTADEIDWLASTGRFSQTCLDYLRRLHFTGDVQAMPEGTVFFPHEPILRVIAPLPLAQLVETRVMNLLNFQCLIASKAARSVLAAEGKPLIDFGLRRAHGAEAGLFAARASYLAGFAGSATVLAGRQYGIPLYGTMAHSFVQAHKDEVTAFEHFALAQPDNVVLLIDTYDTEAAAHKVVKLAQTLKTKGIIVKGVRLDSGDLAQHAWNVRKILDEGGMREAKILASGNLDEYRLRDLAASGAPIDSFAVGTAMTTSSDAPSLDCAYKLQEYAGRPCRKRSEGKATWPGRKQVYRHGDGPEGRLAYDIVTTLEDRQEGRPLLQEVMKQGRRVGSPESLSEIRARAQRELASLPAPLQSLDEAPPFDVRISPTLQDLAKTVDERG
- a CDS encoding DUF2283 domain-containing protein yields the protein MRISYDAEVDALSILFRDATVTTKHLAEGIAADYDSDGRLAGIEILDAVKRFGDQETLRHVVLEGIGPAA